The proteins below are encoded in one region of Belonocnema kinseyi isolate 2016_QV_RU_SX_M_011 chromosome 5, B_treatae_v1, whole genome shotgun sequence:
- the LOC117172457 gene encoding uncharacterized protein LOC117172457: MHVGAPLLTLAIFFSFIELSSQQNEPTLTPDSMTLHDTLGIYYSITNKIDILIIDGHNEDTFGLLHEETGKLVCALELDSEDQVWVRKLMTDEGQVTADESKTYPWTQGDTDLYNLKFDAILS; this comes from the exons ATGCATGTCGGCGCTCCTCTCCTCACTCTAGCGATTTTCTTcagttttattg aattaagttcacagCAAAATGAGCCCACTCTTACGCCAGACAGTATGACTCTACACGATACCCTGGGCATCTATTACAGTATTACTAATAAAATAGATATACTGATAATTGACGGACACAATGAAGATACTTTCGGGCTACTACACGAGGAGACTGGTAAACTGGTTTGTGCATTAGAACTAGATAGCGAAGATCAAGTATGGGTGCGTAAATTAATGACAGACGAGGGGCAAGTTACGGCGGACGAGAGCAAAACCTATCCCTGGACTCAAGGTGACACTGATTTATATAATCTCAAGTTTGACGCAATCCTTTCGTAA